Below is a window of Brachyspira pilosicoli DNA.
CTAAATCATTAAAATCTGTAAATAAATTTTTAACCTCATCTATAGTTTGTAAATATTGAGGTATAGTATCAATTGTCAATTGTTTATAAGCCATAATGTTTTATCTCCCAATATTTTTAATAAAAAGCTTTTTTCAAATTTTCTATATATGGTGCCTCTATGATGCCTTTTTCTGTTATAAATCCTTTTATAAGTTCATGAGGTGTAACATCAAATGCTGGGTTTCTCACTTTCATATCTAATGGAGCAGTTTGTACCCCTGCAAAATTAATTACTTCTTTAGGGTCCCTTTCTTCTATAACAATGTCATTTCCTGTTTTTGTATTCAAATCAAATGTTGTTGAAGGGCATGCTATATAGAAAGGTATGTTGAAATGTTTGGCTAAAATGGCAACACCCATAGTACCTATTTTATTAGCAGCATCTCCATTTTCAGCAACTCTATCACAACCTACTATAACTAAGTCAATAAGTCCTTTTGACATTATGAAAGCAGCCATGTTATCGCATATTAATGTAACATCTATTCCAGCCTCATGAAGCTCAAAACTGGTTAATCTTGCTCCTTGAAGTAGTGGTCTTGTTTCGTCTGCATAAACTCTTATTTTTGTTCCTCTTTGATGTGCTACATACATTGGGGCAAGTGCTGTTCCTATTCCGCTTACTGCCAATCTACCTGCATTACAATGAGTTAATATACCAGTGTTTTCTTTTAGCAGTTCAGCACCATACTCCCCTATTTTTTGACATATATCAACATCTTCTGAGTGTATCTTTTTAGCTTCTGTTTCGAGTATATTATATAATTCTAATGATGTTTTGTCTTGTTTGTCTTTTATGGTATTAAGCATTCTATTCAAAGCATAGCTCAAATTTACAGCTGTTGGTCTTGAGGAGTTTAGGTATTTTGCTCTTTTATCAACAAACTTTATAAACTCATCAGAAGATAGTTTAGTTTGAGATTTTAAATCTATTAATAGAGAATATGCCGCAGCTACTCCAATAGCAGGAGCTCCTCTTACTTTTAACTCTTTTATTGCATTATATGCTTCTTCTTCAGTATTTAATTTTATTTCTTTAACAGTTACAGGTATCAAAGTTTGATCTAATATATATAACTCTTCTCCTGTCCATCTAACAGTAGGTATTTTTGAATTAATCATATTATTTATCTTCCTTAATTTTTATAACTGCAATATAGATACTATGGGTGTTATTGCAATATTTTTTATTATTTATTATTCAGCCATTGGTATCCAATCAGCTGTCATATTTGTAGTTTTATTAAACTCTGGGAATTTAGCTTGTAAATCTTCCATATTTTTTACATTTGCTTCTTTAAGCATATCTTGAGTAAATAGTGTAGGAGTTATTAAAATATCATCAGGTAAATCTTCTCCTGCTATTTTTAAAGCTAATGCTCTTACAGATAATGCACCAATAAGTCTTGGGCTTGTAGCTGCAGTTGCTGCCCAAGGGCTTCCTTCTTTAATCATTAATTCTATATCTTGTGTTGATATGTCAGCACTATATACTCTTATTTTGTCATTTAAACCTTCTTCATCTAATGCAAGCACAACACCTTTAGCAAATTCATCATAAGGAGCAAAATAAGCATTTATTTCTGGGTTAGATTTTAATACAGCTTTTACTTGTTCAGCATTTTTAACAGAAAAAGGTGATTCTACAGTACCAGTTCTAGCTATCTCTTTCATGTTAGGAAATTCTTTTTTAAAGTCTGTAAAAGCTCTATCCCTCTTATCTAAAGGAAGTATACCAGCAAAATACACATATCCTATATTAGCTTTTTGGTTATAATCTTTATTCATAGCATCTAAAGCCATTCTTCCTAAAGCATAATCATCTTGAGCTATTTGATTTATTTCTGGATTTTGAACATCAACATCGAATGCCACTACAGGTATTCCAGCAGCTACGGCATCAGCGGCAGGTTTAGCCAAAGTTTCTGTAAGACCATGGTCTAATATTATACCGTCTACTTTCATGTTGATAGCTTGATAAACAAAATCTGCTTGAGCTTGGTTATCCATATTTTTACCAAATACAGTTAATTGTATGCCCATTAGATCTGCTTGTTTTTGTGCGCCATCTTGCCACATTTGCATGAATTCACCTTCAACCATTTGTCTTATTAAAGCAAAATGTACTTTTTTGCTTCCATCAAAAGGTGCAGGTGCTC
It encodes the following:
- the mtnA gene encoding S-methyl-5-thioribose-1-phosphate isomerase, translated to MINSKIPTVRWTGEELYILDQTLIPVTVKEIKLNTEEEAYNAIKELKVRGAPAIGVAAAYSLLIDLKSQTKLSSDEFIKFVDKRAKYLNSSRPTAVNLSYALNRMLNTIKDKQDKTSLELYNILETEAKKIHSEDVDICQKIGEYGAELLKENTGILTHCNAGRLAVSGIGTALAPMYVAHQRGTKIRVYADETRPLLQGARLTSFELHEAGIDVTLICDNMAAFIMSKGLIDLVIVGCDRVAENGDAANKIGTMGVAILAKHFNIPFYIACPSTTFDLNTKTGNDIVIEERDPKEVINFAGVQTAPLDMKVRNPAFDVTPHELIKGFITEKGIIEAPYIENLKKAFY
- a CDS encoding sugar ABC transporter substrate-binding protein, whose amino-acid sequence is MKYFLIIFSLLVLGCSGSNSSNTSVKLEGAPAPFDGSKKVHFALIRQMVEGEFMQMWQDGAQKQADLMGIQLTVFGKNMDNQAQADFVYQAINMKVDGIILDHGLTETLAKPAADAVAAGIPVVAFDVDVQNPEINQIAQDDYALGRMALDAMNKDYNQKANIGYVYFAGILPLDKRDRAFTDFKKEFPNMKEIARTGTVESPFSVKNAEQVKAVLKSNPEINAYFAPYDEFAKGVVLALDEEGLNDKIRVYSADISTQDIELMIKEGSPWAATAATSPRLIGALSVRALALKIAGEDLPDDILITPTLFTQDMLKEANVKNMEDLQAKFPEFNKTTNMTADWIPMAE